One segment of Sphingomonas morindae DNA contains the following:
- a CDS encoding autotransporter-associated beta strand repeat-containing protein, with translation MTEQRKQNFTLSRARQGRRRAAMLLAGAAPMWSAPAALILLGTAAPVLAQEWTSGRGGDGGAYRGNQAKGGVATRGAGAAGENVPVADGLLRGAGGGSAGAPGGAGGNVLADHVPISGGAGGSASDRRGRPGTVFLQAGGAGGGGGAHGYSDGTQAFSTAIGGMGGAGGDSEVGTGGGGGGGGFGVLLGVNQGSTDFNFASVTVAGGAGGAGGAALRTDAGFVGGDGGGGGAGLALFERYRFGPGAVIQNLVATGGAGGAGGRSDAERGGRGGAGGDGVEIGSDFTGLVTLQATQITGGTGGDGVGEEARKGAGGDGGAGLRGAGLAQLEVRAGSAILGGWGGVGGANAASGMGGAGIAAADGEVVRIEGQVSGGVGGANADTALGGKGGAGVEGKNLSIEIGHLGNVSGGVGRDGRAPAIRFTGGRNTLTINSDADGAFTRLDGGVRGASAEDTLVLKTTTRTGSQFDLNTLVPDYGGFGEIQKAGDDSLLLFGRTDSTASWRITAGTLKLDAGASLETANALYLAGEAESGNVTLDISATGDPARNATPGTTIPTLSGVGVIEMGAAPLTILQKEDYELIGTVRGSGTLRKAGDGTLSLVQDNDEGLDNFAGGIVVDAGELVLNGVNRAGTSMAVNAKLTLKGRLPELANLSGSEAGILTIATPGDPLTVKQNADGIFKGAIVGGSDVALAKLGDASLTLTGDLSNYAGAVTIADGTLALEGSASLEAAKKTVLTGGVLDMSGSSGAIITNITSSLGQSELRVGGASIAINQTSSDRFGGKITGSGEIRKTGDQILSLRGDLSDWSGLIAVEKGGLQITDLASDMRKGRFAISDGTLDLSTATLGATRIQGLSGSGGTITLGGKSLIITGADPAQRTLAQGSAITLAAAEAPQDTVFAGKLSGSVFSLIALNNSRLGIAGDARQFFGTIRLGSGATLDLLEGGVFGPSAGIDVGENATIQGGGGTGGIVTVYRGGILSGGQNGGTMKLGTLTLREGAETRVTLGEPGGGGDAIFDVSNALTLAGRLTIVNQPGYGAGVYHLFKTDGSLVNRDITLTNYLIDGNSARLQPLEKGLDLAVADERLQYWSGDGVNRGGDGVWDDTKTVLNGASSATPWAGDTLVFDGTPGTITVKGRQSFKTLEFLTSDYRLIAAEPQNATPPHALDLGAGGRLWAEGADTLATIDVPIIGSGALEKIGAGTIRLTGTNSYAGGTKISAGTLEVGADTALGAPEGGITLAGGTLRVTDDIVSARPVTIESDSIISVDADKRLQLINSLSGAGALVLRGAGALRLEAVNSYAGGTRIESGTLEVGADTALGDQYSRVILMHEAILHATIGFVSARAITLEGASGISARAMTLGGASGISARAQSLDSNSGISVAAGERLQLTNTLSGAGGLTVLGDGVLRLDGVNNYAGGTRIAAGTLEVGADTALGAPEGGVTLAGGTLRALDDFVSARPISIESDSGIAVEAGKRLQLTNNLSGAGGLTVSGDGVLRLDGVNSYAGGTRVAAGTLEVGADTALGAPEGGVTLAGGTLRATDDIVSARTVTIDSTSGISVDADKRLQLTNSLSGAGGLTVGGDGVLRLDGLNSYAGGTKISAGTLEVGADTALGAPEGGITLAGGTLRATDDIVSARTVTIDSTSGISVDAGKRLQLTNSLSGAGGLTVGGDGVLRLDGVNSYAGGTKISAGTLELGADTALGAPEGGITLAGGTLRATDDIISARTVTIDSTSGISVDAGKRLQLTNSLSGAGGLTVGGDGVLRLDGVNSYAGGTKISAGTLELGADTALGAPEGGITLAGGTLRALEDFVSARAIVIESDSGISVEAGKRLQLTNSLSGAGALTVGGDGVLRLDGINSHAGGTRISAGTLEVSADTALGAPDIGITLAGGTLRALEDFVSARPVTIESDSGIAVEAGKRLQLTNTLSGAGGLTVSGDGVLRLDGINSHAGGTRISAGTLEVGADTALGAPEGGITLAGGTLSVTEDIVLARPIAIESNSGISVDAGKRLQLTNSLSGAGGLTVGGDGVVRLDGVNSYAGGTRIATGTLEVGADTALGAPEGGITLAGGTLDVTEDMVTARAITLESDSTLLVESDKTLEVTNSLSGEGGLNLSGSGTLRITGRADYAGLTQFGYGATLELAGAESYRLGGSWTGFGGTVAMTGGGRLMLAGSGDFAGTLDIAKGTAALGDAQLGSMVAKVGALGRLEGSGTVGRLRMGAGGVVAPGGPGGFGTITAKTDILLGAGSRHLIRVNEAGESDRLTTKGRMVIEGNVMLEITDIQGARTGYKKAVPYNFVHADGGIYGTYAGVKQDYAYLTAKVTPSADFKDLTLLLVRNDRAGGSFAEGVRSGNARAAARAVDRLPQTHPIADAALFLRDAEPERAFSQLSGEIHAQANAALIERGRMVRDTVADHARDLSDRLADAGQGGPRVWMTGFGGWSRYRGDATAYGARVSGGGLLVGWDVPLSGTASLGLVGGYGRDRVEDRALAASARIESVHLGAYGTARLGALVLRGGAMTALQSIDTDRVLAVSTLQGQPSTSAGAMTSQGFVEAGWRLASGPIRIEPYGQLALGQAWRRRFTEQGGPGALVSPGDTRLQTSVTLGARATADLAALGLPVRIGGGLGWQHGFGPLAGRSRVAFADGAPFTIRSAALPRDGASTNVTVDVAVARGASLTLRHAATLRAGATDHNATARLAFRF, from the coding sequence GTGACAGAACAAAGAAAGCAGAACTTTACCCTGTCGCGCGCGCGGCAGGGGCGGCGGCGGGCGGCCATGCTGCTGGCGGGCGCGGCCCCCATGTGGAGCGCGCCCGCCGCGCTGATCCTGCTCGGCACGGCGGCGCCGGTGCTGGCGCAGGAATGGACGAGCGGCCGGGGCGGCGATGGCGGCGCCTATCGGGGCAACCAGGCCAAGGGCGGCGTCGCCACACGGGGCGCCGGCGCCGCTGGCGAGAATGTGCCGGTTGCCGATGGCCTGCTCCGCGGCGCGGGCGGCGGTTCGGCCGGCGCGCCGGGTGGCGCGGGCGGCAATGTCCTAGCCGACCATGTACCGATTTCGGGGGGCGCCGGCGGCAGCGCCAGTGACAGGCGCGGGCGCCCGGGCACGGTCTTCCTGCAAGCCGGCGGCGCCGGCGGCGGCGGCGGCGCGCACGGTTATTCGGACGGCACCCAGGCCTTCTCCACCGCGATCGGCGGCATGGGCGGCGCCGGCGGGGATAGCGAGGTCGGCACCGGTGGCGGTGGTGGCGGCGGTGGCTTTGGTGTCCTGCTCGGCGTGAACCAGGGCAGCACGGACTTCAACTTCGCGAGCGTGACGGTAGCCGGCGGCGCAGGGGGCGCGGGCGGCGCGGCCTTGCGGACCGATGCGGGGTTTGTGGGAGGCGATGGCGGCGGCGGCGGCGCCGGGCTGGCCTTATTCGAGCGATACCGCTTTGGTCCGGGGGCGGTCATCCAGAATCTCGTGGCGACGGGGGGCGCCGGCGGGGCGGGCGGCCGCTCGGACGCCGAGCGGGGCGGGCGCGGCGGCGCCGGGGGCGACGGCGTCGAAATCGGTTCTGATTTCACCGGGCTTGTCACATTGCAGGCGACGCAGATCACCGGCGGCACCGGTGGTGACGGTGTCGGCGAGGAAGCGCGCAAGGGTGCGGGCGGCGATGGCGGCGCCGGCCTGCGCGGGGCTGGCCTGGCGCAGCTGGAGGTCCGCGCGGGTAGCGCGATCCTGGGTGGCTGGGGCGGCGTGGGCGGCGCCAACGCAGCCAGCGGCATGGGCGGGGCGGGCATAGCCGCCGCCGATGGCGAAGTGGTGCGGATCGAAGGTCAGGTGTCGGGCGGCGTGGGCGGCGCCAATGCCGATACCGCGCTGGGCGGCAAGGGCGGCGCGGGCGTTGAGGGGAAGAATCTTTCGATCGAGATCGGACATCTCGGCAATGTTTCGGGCGGGGTCGGCCGTGATGGCCGCGCCCCGGCGATCCGCTTCACCGGCGGTCGGAACACGCTCACGATCAATTCCGACGCTGATGGCGCCTTCACGCGGCTAGACGGCGGTGTGCGCGGCGCCAGTGCCGAAGACACGCTCGTCCTCAAAACCACGACGCGGACTGGCAGCCAGTTCGATCTCAACACGCTCGTCCCGGATTATGGCGGTTTCGGCGAGATCCAGAAAGCCGGCGACGATAGCCTGCTGCTGTTCGGCCGGACCGACAGCACCGCAAGCTGGCGGATTACGGCCGGTACGCTCAAGCTCGATGCCGGCGCATCGCTGGAAACGGCTAATGCCCTGTACCTCGCCGGTGAAGCGGAATCCGGCAACGTCACGCTCGACATCAGCGCGACGGGGGATCCCGCGCGCAACGCCACGCCGGGCACGACCATCCCCACGCTGAGCGGCGTGGGCGTGATCGAGATGGGCGCCGCGCCGCTCACCATTCTCCAAAAGGAAGACTATGAGCTCATAGGCACGGTCCGCGGCAGCGGCACGCTGCGCAAGGCGGGCGACGGCACGCTGTCGCTCGTTCAGGACAATGACGAAGGGCTGGACAATTTCGCCGGCGGTATCGTCGTCGATGCGGGCGAGTTGGTGTTGAACGGCGTGAACCGCGCCGGCACGAGCATGGCGGTCAACGCCAAGCTCACACTCAAGGGCCGGCTGCCCGAGCTTGCCAATCTGAGCGGGAGCGAGGCCGGCATCCTCACCATCGCGACACCCGGTGATCCGCTCACGGTCAAGCAGAATGCGGACGGCATCTTCAAGGGGGCGATCGTCGGCGGCAGCGATGTCGCGCTGGCCAAGCTGGGCGACGCCAGCCTCACCTTGACGGGCGACCTGTCCAACTATGCGGGCGCGGTGACGATCGCGGACGGCACGCTGGCGCTTGAGGGCAGTGCCTCGCTCGAGGCGGCCAAGAAGACGGTTCTGACCGGCGGGGTGCTGGACATGTCCGGCTCCAGCGGGGCGATCATCACCAATATCACAAGCTCGCTGGGCCAGAGCGAGCTGCGCGTCGGTGGTGCCTCGATCGCGATCAACCAGACGAGTTCCGACCGTTTCGGCGGCAAGATCACGGGCAGCGGCGAAATCCGGAAGACGGGCGACCAGATCCTGTCCCTGCGCGGCGATCTTTCGGACTGGTCCGGCCTGATCGCGGTCGAGAAGGGCGGCCTGCAGATCACCGACCTCGCCAGCGATATGCGGAAGGGCCGGTTCGCCATCAGCGACGGGACGCTCGATCTCTCGACTGCGACCCTGGGCGCCACCCGCATCCAGGGCCTGTCCGGCAGCGGCGGCACCATCACGCTCGGCGGGAAAAGCCTGATCATCACCGGCGCCGATCCTGCCCAACGCACCCTGGCGCAAGGGAGCGCGATCACGCTCGCCGCCGCCGAAGCGCCGCAGGACACGGTTTTCGCCGGAAAACTCAGCGGCTCGGTTTTCTCGCTGATCGCGCTCAATAACAGTCGGCTGGGGATCGCGGGTGACGCCCGCCAATTCTTCGGCACGATCAGACTCGGCAGCGGCGCCACGCTGGACCTGCTCGAGGGGGGCGTGTTCGGCCCCAGCGCCGGCATCGATGTGGGCGAGAACGCCACGATCCAGGGGGGCGGCGGCACGGGCGGCATCGTCACCGTCTATCGCGGCGGCATCTTGTCCGGCGGGCAGAATGGCGGCACGATGAAGCTCGGTACGCTGACGCTGCGAGAGGGCGCCGAAACGCGCGTGACGCTCGGCGAGCCCGGCGGGGGCGGGGACGCCATCTTCGACGTCAGCAATGCCCTCACTTTGGCCGGCCGCCTCACCATCGTGAACCAGCCCGGCTATGGCGCCGGCGTCTACCACCTGTTCAAGACCGACGGATCGCTGGTCAACCGCGATATCACGCTGACCAACTATCTGATCGACGGCAATAGCGCGCGCCTCCAGCCGCTGGAGAAAGGCCTCGATCTCGCGGTGGCCGACGAGCGCCTGCAATATTGGAGCGGGGACGGCGTCAACCGGGGTGGCGACGGCGTGTGGGATGACACCAAGACCGTGCTCAACGGCGCCTCCTCCGCCACGCCTTGGGCGGGCGACACGCTGGTGTTCGACGGCACGCCGGGCACGATCACGGTCAAAGGGCGGCAAAGCTTCAAAACGCTGGAATTCCTCACATCGGACTATCGCCTCATCGCCGCGGAGCCGCAGAACGCGACGCCTCCGCATGCACTGGATCTCGGTGCGGGCGGCCGGCTCTGGGCGGAGGGCGCCGATACATTGGCGACGATCGACGTGCCGATCATCGGCAGCGGGGCGCTTGAGAAAATCGGCGCTGGCACGATCCGCCTGACCGGCACCAACAGCTATGCGGGCGGCACCAAGATCAGTGCGGGGACGCTCGAAGTGGGCGCGGACACGGCGCTCGGCGCGCCCGAGGGCGGCATCACCCTGGCGGGCGGCACGCTGCGCGTCACCGACGACATAGTCTCGGCGCGCCCCGTAACGATCGAGAGCGACAGCATCATTTCGGTGGACGCGGACAAGCGGCTGCAACTCATCAACAGCCTGTCCGGCGCCGGCGCGCTGGTCCTTCGCGGGGCCGGCGCGCTCCGGCTGGAGGCTGTCAACAGCTATGCGGGCGGCACGCGGATCGAGTCGGGAACGCTCGAAGTGGGCGCGGATACGGCGCTGGGCGACCAGTATAGCCGCGTCATCCTCATGCATGAAGCCATCCTGCACGCCACAATAGGTTTCGTCTCGGCGCGCGCCATAACGCTCGAGGGCGCAAGCGGCATTTCGGCGCGCGCCATGACGCTCGGAGGTGCAAGCGGCATTTCGGCACGCGCCCAATCGCTCGATAGCAACAGCGGCATTTCGGTGGCGGCGGGCGAGCGGCTGCAACTCACCAACACATTGTCCGGCGCGGGCGGGCTGACCGTTCTTGGGGACGGCGTGCTCCGGCTGGATGGTGTCAACAACTATGCCGGCGGAACGCGGATCGCCGCCGGCACGCTCGAAGTGGGCGCGGATACGGCGTTGGGTGCGCCCGAGGGCGGCGTCACCCTGGCGGGTGGCACGCTGCGCGCGCTTGACGATTTCGTCTCGGCGCGCCCCATATCGATCGAGAGCGATAGCGGCATCGCGGTGGAGGCGGGCAAAAGGCTCCAATTGACCAACAATCTGTCCGGCGCGGGCGGGCTGACGGTTAGCGGGGACGGCGTGCTCCGGCTGGATGGCGTCAACAGCTATGCGGGCGGTACGCGGGTCGCCGCCGGCACGCTCGAAGTGGGTGCGGACACGGCGCTGGGTGCGCCCGAAGGCGGCGTCACCCTGGCGGGCGGTACGCTGCGCGCCACCGACGACATAGTCTCGGCGCGGACCGTAACGATCGACAGCACCAGCGGCATTTCGGTGGACGCGGACAAGCGACTGCAACTCACCAACAGCCTGTCCGGCGCGGGCGGGCTGACTGTCGGCGGCGACGGCGTGCTCCGGCTGGACGGCCTCAACAGCTATGCGGGCGGCACCAAGATCAGCGCCGGCACGCTCGAAGTGGGCGCGGATACGGCGCTCGGTGCGCCTGAGGGCGGCATCACCCTGGCGGGCGGTACGCTGCGCGCCACCGACGACATAGTCTCGGCGCGGACCGTAACGATCGACAGCACCAGCGGCATTTCGGTCGATGCGGGCAAAAGGCTGCAACTCACCAACAGCCTGTCCGGCGCGGGCGGGCTGACTGTCGGCGGCGACGGCGTGCTCCGGCTCGACGGCGTCAACAGCTATGCGGGCGGCACCAAGATCAGCGCCGGCACGCTCGAACTGGGTGCGGACACGGCGCTCGGTGCGCCTGAGGGCGGCATCACCCTGGCGGGCGGTACGCTGCGCGCCACCGACGACATAATCTCGGCGCGGACCGTAACGATCGACAGCACCAGCGGCATTTCGGTCGATGCGGGCAAACGGCTGCAACTCACCAACAGCCTGTCCGGCGCGGGCGGGCTGACTGTCGGCGGCGACGGCGTGCTCCGGCTGGACGGCGTCAACAGCTATGCGGGCGGCACCAAGATCAGTGCGGGTACGCTCGAACTGGGCGCGGACACGGCGCTCGGCGCGCCCGAGGGCGGCATCACCCTGGCGGGCGGTACGCTGCGCGCGCTTGAGGATTTCGTCTCGGCGCGGGCCATAGTGATCGAGAGCGACAGCGGAATTTCGGTGGAGGCGGGCAAAAGGCTGCAATTGACCAACAGCCTGTCCGGCGCGGGCGCGCTGACCGTCGGCGGGGACGGCGTGCTCCGGCTGGACGGTATCAACAGTCATGCAGGCGGCACGCGGATCAGCGCGGGCACGCTTGAAGTGAGCGCGGATACGGCGCTTGGCGCGCCGGATATTGGCATCACCCTGGCAGGTGGCACGCTGCGCGCGCTTGAGGATTTCGTCTCGGCACGCCCCGTAACGATCGAGAGCGATAGTGGTATCGCGGTTGAGGCGGGCAAAAGGCTCCAGTTGACCAACACCCTGTCCGGCGCGGGCGGGCTGACCGTTAGCGGGGACGGCGTGCTCCGGCTCGATGGTATCAACAGTCATGCGGGCGGCACGCGGATCAGCGCGGGCACGCTCGAAGTCGGCGCGGACACGGCGTTAGGCGCGCCCGAGGGCGGCATCACCCTAGCGGGGGGCACGCTGAGCGTCACCGAGGACATAGTCTTGGCGCGCCCCATAGCGATCGAGAGCAACAGCGGCATTTCGGTGGACGCGGGCAAAAGGCTGCAACTCACCAACAGCCTGTCCGGCGCGGGCGGGCTGACCGTCGGCGGGGATGGCGTGGTCCGGCTGGATGGCGTCAACAGCTATGCGGGCGGAACGCGGATCGCCACCGGCACGCTCGAAGTGGGCGCGGATACGGCGCTGGGTGCGCCCGAGGGCGGCATCACCCTGGCGGGCGGCACGCTAGACGTCACCGAAGATATGGTCACGGCACGCGCCATCACGCTGGAGAGCGACAGCACCCTGTTGGTGGAGTCGGACAAGACACTGGAAGTGACCAACAGCCTGTCCGGCGAAGGTGGTCTCAACCTAAGTGGCTCCGGCACGCTGCGCATCACCGGCCGGGCTGATTATGCCGGGCTGACGCAGTTCGGCTACGGCGCCACGCTCGAGCTGGCGGGCGCGGAGAGCTACCGGTTGGGCGGCAGCTGGACCGGTTTCGGCGGCACCGTCGCGATGACGGGCGGCGGCCGGCTTATGCTCGCGGGCAGCGGCGACTTCGCCGGCACGCTGGATATCGCCAAGGGCACGGCCGCGCTCGGCGATGCGCAGCTCGGCTCGATGGTGGCGAAGGTCGGCGCGCTGGGTCGGCTCGAGGGGAGCGGCACGGTCGGCAGGCTGAGGATGGGCGCGGGCGGCGTGGTGGCGCCCGGCGGACCCGGCGGGTTCGGCACGATCACCGCGAAAACCGATATCCTGCTCGGCGCAGGGTCGCGGCACCTCATCCGGGTGAACGAGGCGGGCGAAAGCGACAGGCTGACCACCAAGGGCCGGATGGTGATCGAGGGCAATGTCATGCTCGAGATCACCGACATCCAGGGGGCGCGGACCGGGTATAAGAAAGCGGTGCCCTATAATTTCGTCCATGCCGATGGCGGCATTTACGGCACCTATGCCGGGGTGAAGCAGGATTATGCCTATCTCACCGCCAAGGTCACGCCCAGCGCCGACTTCAAGGATCTGACGCTGCTCCTGGTCCGAAACGATCGGGCGGGGGGCAGCTTCGCCGAGGGGGTCCGCTCCGGCAATGCCCGCGCGGCGGCGCGCGCCGTGGACCGGCTGCCGCAGACACACCCGATCGCCGACGCCGCGCTCTTCCTGCGCGACGCCGAGCCCGAGCGCGCTTTCTCGCAACTTTCGGGCGAGATCCACGCCCAGGCCAATGCCGCGCTGATCGAGCGCGGGCGCATGGTGCGCGACACGGTGGCCGATCATGCGCGCGATCTGTCCGACCGGCTGGCGGACGCCGGGCAGGGTGGCCCGCGCGTGTGGATGACGGGCTTTGGCGGGTGGAGCCGCTATCGCGGCGACGCCACCGCCTATGGCGCGCGCGTCTCGGGCGGCGGTCTGCTCGTCGGCTGGGACGTGCCGCTGTCCGGCACGGCGAGCCTGGGCCTGGTGGGGGGCTATGGCCGCGACCGCGTGGAGGATCGCGCGCTCGCCGCCAGCGCGCGGATCGAGAGCGTCCACCTCGGCGCCTATGGCACCGCGCGGCTGGGCGCGCTGGTGCTGCGCGGCGGCGCGATGACGGCGCTGCAATCGATCGACACCGATCGCGTGCTCGCCGTCTCGACGCTGCAGGGCCAGCCCTCGACCAGTGCGGGCGCGATGACGAGCCAGGGCTTTGTCGAAGCCGGGTGGCGGCTGGCCTCAGGCCCGATCCGGATCGAGCCCTATGGCCAGCTCGCGCTCGGCCAGGCGTGGCGCCGCCGCTTCACCGAGCAGGGCGGCCCCGGCGCGCTGGTCTCGCCCGGCGACACCCGGCTTCAGACCAGTGTCACGCTCGGCGCGCGCGCGACCGCGGACCTGGCGGCCTTGGGCCTGCCCGTGCGGATCGGCGGCGGACTGGGGTGGCAGCATGGCTTCGGCCCGCTCGCGGGGCGCAGCCGCGTCGCCTTCGCGGATGGCGCGCCCTTCACCATCCGCAGCGCCGCGCTGCCGCGCGACGGTGCCAGCACCAATGTCACGGTGGATGTCGCGGTGGCGCGCGGCGCCAGCCTGACGCTGCGCCACGCCGCGACGCTCCGCGCCGGCGCGACCGACCATAATGCCACCGCCCGGCTCGCCTTCCGCTTCTGA
- a CDS encoding TonB-dependent receptor, with protein sequence MLGLNRFRQAAWAGISLAALAAGGAAGAQTAVSPTDQPNPGTPVQSGPGQSGDPAEISGDQGAIVVRGVRGSLLRSIDTKRDATTIVDAISAEELGKFPNRNVAEALANIPGVTVGRDGRGEGRSVTVRGLGEDFALTTLNGRILPTDGPDRAFAFDVLPSEVISGAEIQKAAQASQLEGSIGGNIDLRTARPFDHKGFHAAGAVEGQYNQFAEKGGIKVSGVVSTTFANDTMGFLVSGTYNRYKFRTDNLGEYSSTDTFDIATAADGSRSIVSRPSGGVIVPYFYSVGYVVGERTRWGGSAAYQWKPSSNFEFRLDGIYSNYTDTEHNHRVSVGLTPLADDGSVRWDLNNIQVDQNKVVTNYAVQPATVDILATDEPRNSITYQLGGHIDWTPASRLKVSADAYFGRAVNDTGGQNRFVVAGIPGSRAVVATRDGGLPDLSITIPNADGTVTDRGLDQAGNDDLRAHYIGIQGQNISDKTRGAKLDLKYDADLGPLRSISFGGAFTHRRKDVDVIDNQYTTAENFAGYPFSFGQIGANVVQSPVYDNILPRLSGNFPRAIPTFDINTYLASLSAAENNPNVLNPNTGAPYPTGYAAQQVVPDLLASYAIRERTWNAYAQFNFGGSRWKGDIGVRYVNTSVGSLGYGATVRSYQVIGVGTANVVFNPIAPITGGGDYKRFLPSANFSYDLADGLRVRLAASKALSRPTFGQLSSAKDYSAAQSNTPVVTDAGNPNLKPVSADQADISLEYYPTTRLALTLAGFYKHLTNFVTTRAVPFTLVPTDQVAGAPASFPFTELTYVNGDSAKVYGVEAGGQYFLDNGLGIQANATFNHSRAKREGRPTTALQDAVPFSANAKIFYEKHGINASVSYQYQGKFTSSQYSYIDTLAIKQDPYHELAASISYDILPQLTIYAQGSNLLDQAIRRYSTYKNVPAFYEYTGRAFFFGVRARI encoded by the coding sequence ATGCTCGGATTGAATCGGTTTCGGCAGGCGGCTTGGGCGGGGATCAGCCTCGCGGCGCTTGCGGCCGGCGGCGCCGCGGGGGCGCAGACCGCCGTATCGCCCACCGACCAGCCCAATCCCGGCACGCCGGTCCAGTCCGGTCCGGGCCAGAGCGGCGATCCGGCGGAGATCAGCGGCGATCAGGGCGCCATCGTGGTGCGCGGCGTGCGCGGCAGCCTGCTGCGCTCGATCGACACCAAGCGCGATGCGACCACCATCGTCGATGCCATCTCGGCCGAGGAACTCGGCAAGTTTCCCAATCGCAACGTCGCCGAGGCGCTCGCCAACATCCCGGGCGTGACCGTGGGCCGCGACGGGCGCGGCGAGGGGCGCAGCGTCACCGTGCGCGGCCTGGGCGAGGATTTCGCGCTCACCACGCTCAACGGCCGCATCCTCCCCACCGACGGCCCGGACCGCGCCTTCGCCTTCGACGTGCTGCCCTCCGAAGTGATTTCGGGCGCCGAGATCCAGAAGGCGGCGCAGGCCTCGCAGCTGGAAGGCAGCATCGGCGGCAATATCGATCTGCGCACGGCGCGGCCCTTCGATCACAAGGGCTTCCACGCCGCCGGCGCGGTCGAGGGCCAGTATAACCAGTTCGCGGAGAAGGGCGGGATCAAGGTCTCGGGCGTGGTCAGCACCACCTTCGCCAACGATACGATGGGTTTCCTCGTGTCGGGCACCTATAACCGCTACAAGTTCCGCACCGACAATCTCGGCGAATATTCGAGCACCGACACTTTCGACATCGCCACCGCCGCCGATGGGTCGCGGTCGATCGTCTCGAGGCCGAGCGGCGGCGTGATCGTGCCCTATTTCTACAGCGTCGGCTATGTCGTGGGCGAGCGCACACGCTGGGGCGGATCGGCCGCCTATCAGTGGAAGCCGTCCAGCAATTTCGAGTTCCGGCTCGACGGCATCTACAGCAACTATACCGACACCGAGCACAACCACCGCGTCTCGGTGGGGCTCACGCCGCTGGCCGATGATGGCAGTGTGCGCTGGGATCTGAACAATATCCAGGTCGATCAGAACAAGGTCGTCACCAATTACGCGGTGCAGCCCGCCACGGTGGACATTCTCGCTACCGACGAGCCGCGCAACTCGATCACCTATCAGCTGGGCGGCCATATCGACTGGACGCCCGCGTCGCGGCTCAAAGTCTCGGCCGATGCCTATTTCGGCCGCGCCGTGAACGATACCGGCGGCCAGAACCGCTTCGTGGTGGCGGGCATTCCGGGCTCGCGCGCGGTGGTGGCAACGCGCGACGGCGGTCTGCCGGATCTCTCCATCACCATCCCCAATGCCGATGGCACCGTCACCGATCGCGGGCTCGACCAGGCCGGCAATGATGATCTGCGCGCCCATTATATCGGCATCCAAGGCCAGAACATCTCGGACAAGACGCGCGGCGCCAAGCTGGATCTGAAATACGATGCCGATCTCGGGCCGCTGCGCTCGATCAGCTTCGGCGGCGCCTTCACGCACCGCCGCAAGGATGTCGACGTGATCGACAACCAATATACGACGGCCGAGAATTTCGCCGGCTATCCCTTCTCCTTCGGGCAGATCGGCGCCAATGTCGTGCAGTCGCCGGTGTACGACAACATCCTGCCGCGCCTCTCGGGCAATTTCCCGCGCGCCATCCCCACCTTCGATATCAACACCTATCTCGCCTCGCTCTCGGCGGCCGAGAATAATCCGAACGTGCTCAACCCCAATACTGGCGCGCCCTATCCCACCGGCTATGCCGCGCAGCAGGTGGTGCCCGATCTGCTCGCCTCTTACGCGATCCGCGAGCGGACCTGGAACGCCTATGCCCAGTTCAATTTCGGCGGCAGCCGGTGGAAGGGCGATATCGGCGTGCGCTACGTCAACACCTCGGTCGGCTCGCTCGGCTATGGCGCGACGGTGCGCAGCTATCAGGTGATCGGCGTCGGCACCGCCAATGTCGTGTTCAACCCGATCGCGCCGATCACCGGCGGCGGCGACTACAAGCGCTTCCTCCCCTCCGCCAATTTCTCCTATGATCTGGCGGATGGCCTGCGGGTGCGGCTGGCGGCGTCCAAGGCGCTGTCCCGTCCCACCTTTGGCCAGCTCTCCTCGGCCAAGGATTATTCGGCCGCCCAGTCCAACACGCCGGTCGTCACCGATGCGGGCAACCCCAATCTCAAGCCCGTCTCGGCCGACCAGGCGGACATTTCGCTCGAATATTACCCGACTACGCGCCTCGCCCTGACCCTGGCGGGCTTCTACAAGCATCTCACCAACTTCGTCACGACGCGCGCGGTGCCCTTCACGCTGGTGCCGACCGACCAGGTGGCCGGCGCCCCGGCGAGCTTCCCCTTCACCGAACTCACCTATGTCAATGGCGACAGCGCCAAGGTCTATGGTGTCGAGGCGGGCGGCCAATATTTTCTGGATAACGGCCTCGGCATCCAGGCCAACGCCACCTTCAACCACAGCCGCGCCAAGCGCGAGGGGCGGCCCACCACCGCGCTGCAGGATGCCGTGCCCTTCTCGGCCAATGCCAAGATCTTCTACGAGAAGCACGGCATCAATGCCTCGGTATCCTACCAATATCAGGGCAAGTTCACCTCGTCGCAATATAGCTATATCGATACCCTGGCGATCAAGCAGGATCCCTATCACGAGCTGGCCGCGAGTATTTCCTACGACATCCTGCCGCAGCTCACCATCTATGCGCAGGGCTCGAATCTTCTCGACCAAGCGATTCGACGCTATTCCACCTACAAGAATGTGCCGGCTTTCTACGAATATACGGGCCGCGCCTTCTTCTTCGGCGTCCGGGCGCGAATTTGA